The sequence below is a genomic window from Corvus moneduloides isolate bCorMon1 chromosome 24, bCorMon1.pri, whole genome shotgun sequence.
AAAAAATGATACCAAAAACCCCTTTAAAGAAGCAAGAgtgatttgggaaaaaaaagagcaaataataaaggctagaaaacaaggaatactgctcaagccaaatgatctgtaaaaaaaggaaaagggagggatTGTTACGAAtatattgtgatgttggctGTTCGCATGTTacataatgttagaaaaactttacctaggttctgtaatgtaatgcACGAcatagaatgtctattgtttatgtagtcaatttagaaaagataggcagagaaagtcttcacattcctggagtatcttagaagaagaaaaccagaaaccagagagaagaatttatggagagagcagagacatagtggagccaaggaggaggataaggctgatgggatgatacacagaaactccaaagaatttatgaatcatgcatgattgtgcTGAATATGCAgtaagagatgtacttttaaagacgatcttttggatgtagaggtgtgcctttggctctctgccaaagcacccagccgtaataccctttttgctatagtctcctaattgtcccttttattaaatttttaaaaaaattttacaaagagtgaacctcgtttttcacagtGACTCCGGTTCAGCCCCAGAGCGGAGCGGCCCGTGCTGCCCCGGGGCgcgcagggctgggctgtggggcgCGCGGGGGGGAACAGGCaacggacacacggacaccggacacacggacaccggacacacggacacgcgGACAAACGCTCCCAGCGCTtcggcagcggcagcggcagcagcaaaAGAGCAGCGAGTGGACAAACGCTCTGCGTCCCTTCTCCTGCCCGTGTTCCCCACCCTCTCCCGCTCTCCCCTCAGTGCtccaccccccacccccttccGCGGCCTCCCTCTCCCCATGCCAGGGCGGGCCatgcccccggcccgcccccggccccgggcggggctgcgccctccccgcccccgggcGTCCCGCCGCGGTTTCGCCTCCGCCCGGCTCTCGCCGTACTGGCGGTGGCGCGGCTGGACGGGCATCAGCGCCTGGCTCCTGGGCACCATCGCCAGCCCCTGGCTCCAGCTGGCCCGACTCCGACTCCGACTCCGACTCCGACTCCGActccggccccggccccggcccgggtcccggccccggccccggctcctcccgggGCCCGCCGAGGACATAGgcggcgcggccgctcccgccgcctcGGCTGCGGCTTCTCCGCTCCGAGCTCCGCCGCTCGGCAGCgcggccgccggccccgggcCGCCGATGTCCCGTTCAAAAGAGGCAACATGTGGGGATGCCCGGCCCGCGGCAGTTGAGGGGCGTTcgggggctgctcctggccccGGGCCGAGCGCTGACGGCCGCGTCTCGCCGGCAGGGAAGGCGcagcagggcctgaaggagcgGTACCGGCTGGGTTCGCTGCTGGGGCGCGGCGGCTTCAGCAGCGTCTTCGCGGCGACGCGGCTCTCGGACGGCGCCCCGGTGAgtggcggggccggcggcgggctCAGGAGGAGGggggcggaggaggaggaggaaagcgGAGGAGAAGGACGATGGGGCTCGGCAGGGTGGGTGGCGAgctcagcctgctgctcccCTTGGCTTGCAGGTGGCCATCAAACGTGTGCCGCGGAGCCGCATCCGTCACTGGGGCTAGCTGGTGAGTGATCGGGGGGCCCAGCGGGAGAAGCCGGGGTGTGACGGGCAGGGGGGATAAGCCGGGGCCCGGCAGGGTGGAAGCCACCAGGAAGCTTCGAGGGAGAGCGGGCGTGAGGCCAGCGGAGGGCGCAGAGCATCCCGGGCTGGGTGAGGGCTTCCCGAGGCCTGGCACGGCATCAGCCCCGCTGACGGCATCGTGCTCCTCCCGCAGCCCGACGGCACCAGCGCACCACTCGAGGTCGTGCTGCTGGACAAGGTGTCCACCGGCTTCCCCGGTGTCGTCCAGCTCCTCGAGTGGCTTGAGCTCCCCAACAGTGTGGTGCTGGTGATGGAGCGGCCGGAGCGGTCCCAGGACCTCCTTCACTTCATTCGGGCACGGGGCTTCCTGTGCGAGGAGGTGGCACGGGAGCTGTTCCGCCAGGTCCTGGAGGCCGTGCGGCACTGCACCAGCTGCGGGGTCCTGCACAGGGACCTCAAGCCAGAGAACATCCTGGTTGACCTGGCCACCGAGCAGACCAAGTTGATCGACTTCGGCTGTGGCACCTTCCTGCAAGCCTCAGCCTACACCAGCTTTGCAGGTGAGCCCACGCAGGGGTAGGCTCCCAGTGGCAGCATCTCATGGCCCAACACCTCGTGGCTGAacctggctgtggcagcagggatTCACCCTTTTGCTGCCTGTCCTGGCAGTTTGAGTCTTCAGCTGAGTTGCTTGTGAGTGGGGGTGGCTGGGGGGCcatcttccagccctgctggcagccttcgccagcccctctgcccaggaCTGGCGCTGGGGCAGCCAGCGCGACAAAAACACCCGGGGTGGGCGTAGCAGAGAGGGGGGGCCAGAACCTGTGTGGCAGCTGGTTTGGTGTGCAGGTGAGAAAGGGCTTGGACTGCTCCACTCACCTTGTTTGCCTTGGCTTAAGAACGTTTTCTGGGGcaatgcaggcagggaggaCGAAGGCATGGTTTTTCCCCAGCACGGAGTTGGTTTTCCCTTTGCATGGAATGCTCAGGCCTTTTTCAATGCTTCCGCTGCCTTCTTGCAACACCAGTGGCTTCTTTTCCAACCTCCAGTTTGTACACAAGTCACAGGTGCTGGTCACAGGGAAGCGGGTCATGCCGTGTGCCACTGGTGCGGCCCCCGcgtgcccagggatgctggggtgaggctctgggagcaggcagcatcCCCCTGAAGAACTCCATCTCTATTCCATAGGAACACCGTCCTACAGCCCCCCAGAATGGACGCACTTCAGCTGGTACCACGGTGAGGCAGCGACCGTCTGGTCCCTGGGCATCGTGCTGCACCAGATGGTCTGCGGGGAGCACCCTTTCAAGAGGGGCTGGAACATCAGCTGGGGCCGGCTCCCGCTCCCACAACGGCTCTCTCAAGGTGGATCCTCATCTCTGCGGCACGGGGGCaatagcagtgctgggagacagcagcGGGCTCAGGAGCATGCCACactggcagctctgaggaggtGGCAcatgtcctgctctcctgctctcctccaaaAGAAAGAATTGATGGGAAAGTTtaggcacagccctgagcacacGCAGCACGGCCTGGGCATGGCAAGAGTGGGGCAAAGCGGACAGGAGCCTTCTGCAACTGACTggtgctttctgctttctctgcccAGAGTGCCAGGATGTGATAAGGGGGTGTTTATCCCTGCACTCCTTGGAAAGGCCCTCCTTAGAAGACCTGTTGTGTGATCCTTGGATGCAGGATATTCACGTGCTataggagaagggagagagccACATGTAGGCTTTGATCCAGGGAGCTGATAAGTTCCAGCTGCACACGTGCCTTGGCAAGAAGAAGCAAAGGACCGCAGGCTTGTTTGCCCTGCCTTTACCACTGCGCAgggctcctcagctgggcacgcgcagccctgctgctggagctgagctgctcttcccagcactggtggccCCCAtgccagctgcttttgcttgtcCTGCTTCACTGACAGCCGGGGCCCTGGGCAGATCACtgacagcctgctccagccccagggaagaaggagcccctggagaagctgtgccagctggggctgctgctgctggagacatgGAGGACGACATCAAGGATGACAAGCTCTTCCTCCACCTGGCCAGCGGCAGCTGAAGATGATGGGCTTCTATTCGGGCACCTTCCTCAAAGCCAGGCTCCACAGCGAATTTGCAGATGAGTCCACATGCAGGGGGATGCTCCCAGATTTGGGCAttgcacagcctggctgggaagCAAAGGTTCCCCCCTTTGCTGGGGCGGATGCAACTAATTCTTCAGTcggctgccaagctgcttttcagcacagctggcaggatGGGCTGGGGTGGTTCCGAAATGGGAGttggctcctggccctgccaacAGCCCCTAGCACCCAGCGTGCCGCAGGCTGGGGCTAGGGCAGCCAGCCCGACACAAACAAAGCCCCATGGTGAGCAGAGGTGGGACTCCAGAAGTTGTGCAGGGGCTGCTTTGCCTTGCAGGCAAAGAGGGGCTTGGGCTGCTCCACTGCCCTTGTTGGCTTTGGGCTCAACATGACTTTTgggggcagtgcagggggaaggggagaaagcATGGGCTTCCCTGGCCCGTGGGTGGGTTATTCCTCAGCATGTAGGGCTTGGGCCTCCCTCAAGCCCCTGATGGAGAGaagattttttacctttttccttgtttcccctttttgtctGTAATCTCTTTTCATTGatgtgttgtttgttttgttaaagGAAGCATTCTAGGTGCTGTCGGGTCCGGATGGGGAAGCGCTTGGGAGCAGCTGCGGCGTGGGTGGGACGTGCccttggagaaggctgaggacagcgtttgggagcagcttttcttctggcAGCGGGAGGCGTGAGGTGGGTGCCCGTCCTCTTGGCACGGCTGGGATAAGGGCTTTTGGGAGACAGCAGCGAGCACAGTAGCATCccgctctgggcagctgctgaggaggtggatGTGCCATGGCtagctgcaggctgggcacatgtcctgccctcctgctctgctcccaaaggcagcaatgctgggcagctttgggcccagctctgagcacgGCCAGCACGGCCTGGGCACTGCGGGCAGCTGGGACAAGGGGACAGGAGGCTTCAGCTGACGGGCGGGTTCTGCTTTGTCTCCTTGCAGCCCGGCTCTGTggatgctgaggctgctctgggctccgccggggctctgctgcagctcggCCCTGGGCCGCAAGAAGCCAAAGAAGAAACGCCGTGACCTGCAGCAGAGACGTGCTTGAGCAGCTCGGCAGTGCAGCTCAAGTTTGCAGAGCGTGCACCTCCAGGGGAACACAtgccaccccccaaaaaataaactTGTTCAATAGCTTGTGAAATGAAATCAGTCTGAGATGAGCCCAAATGACAGTTTTCAGCTTGCTCAAGCTGCAGCTTAGCCCTTTTCTGAACAGTGCTCTCCCGCACCTGCCTTTTACTTCATGAGtgttccctctttttccccagtGAGTTCCCAGCTCACAGCAGTCTCCATCGCACTGTAGCTTTCCTTGATGGCCCTGGGCTCGAGGAAGAGCGAGCCCCATGTTTAGGGGCTCATGCTGTCACTGGCTGAAGAACAGCAATGTCTCAGAGTTCCGGTGAGATTTGAGTGTcattcagagctgctctccaggcctcagctctgctcactgctggctTGCCACTCCCTTTTCCTTGTCCTTCCAGCAGCATGAGCTCTGGGAATCCCCTTGACCCTCGCCAGTCTTCCTAGCCCAGCCACCTGCCTCAGTTAGGCTTAAGCTCGAgcttctctgtctcctctggCACCCCAGTGCAGTCCCctctgtggggagcagcagccccagagcgcagcacacagcagtgcaggccgcacctggagcagctccctgcagccatggcCTGGCTCTTTGTGGCAACCAAATGctccctgtgtgcagctgtccctggaggatggccccagggcagagcccagccggGCTCCCACTGCATCCCCTGGAGCCTGGGGCAGTGCTCCCAGAGCTGAGCTTAACGGTGAGCACCCAGAGCTGTGGCTCACAGTCAGTGTTTGCAAGCGTGTTCTCATCTCCTGCAACCTGTGGGCAAAAGGAGCTGTGCGGCCGGGCCAGCACCGCCCCTCTGGGCAGTGACAAGGCTGAAGGTCTTTGCTGTTGCAGAGGAGCCGGCATTGAGCCTTAGCAGGGCCTGGCAGCTGTGGAGCCGGATCTCGCCCGCTGTCCGGGACTCGCTGCCCACCAACCGCCCCCACCTGCCGCACTCCGttctgcagggacagaaggCTCTGGCTCTACCAGGCTTTCCATCGTGTCTGTGTACCCGTGGCTGTGGAACGCACATGGAGAGGGAAAGTGTCAGTCCTGGTGCTTGTGCACTCCTTCCTTCAGATACCAGACACATCTATGTGCAGCCCCTATGTGCACAGATGGATTAAAAGGATAGGCATGGATAGAGATTTCCCACAGAGCTCTAACTTTGGCATAACTCACCTTGTAAGCTGGCGGGCAGGGGatgttttttcccagctctgtgtcagtAGGTGTCCAAGAGctgaagggagcagcagcatttagAAGATCCTGGCAGGGGACACAAGCAGGCCAGCTGACCCCAATTAGCCAaggggatattccataccatatgactCCAGCTCAGATAGCTGAAGctaagggagagaggaggaagggtgTGGGGGGGCTTTCGTGATTCCTCAACGTTTGCCTCCTGGAGAAACCATTCCCTGTACTGAAGCCCAGCTTGCCGGGAAGCGTCCGAACATTGCTGCTAATGGGAAGTAGAGATTAACTTTTTTCCTTAGTTTATGCACCACagaatctttctttctttctttctttttctttctttctttctttttctttctttctttctttttctttctttctttctttctttctctttctttctttcttttctttctttcttctttccttctttgctttcctgctttcttgctttcatttttatatctcttgctttctgtttctatttcttgttgcttgctttttctttcttttcttttttcttgtccttttcctttttcttgttggtttcacGTTATTCTGTTAACTTCCCAATCATTTTGCTGCCAAAAAGGAAGCCACTCAGTCCATCCCTTAAACACAGCATAGGAATCAGTGTAGATACAGACAGAAGTATTCTGTGCCTCACGTTGGAAAACACTCCAAACAGCTATCAGCTCACCAGCTTGGGCACTGCCTTCCCCCTCTGTGATAATTCCTTCACCTGAGGAGGTGTGGAGGGCTACAGCCTTATATTTCcacacctttccttctctcttggCAGAAGCATCCGTAAACCAAGAATTTGCTGactgtttgggggaaaaaggaggggctACTTTAATGGCTGAGGCAGGTTTGTCCTGGCTGCTACCcaagttttcagtttcttggaTTGCCAGATCTTTTACAGCTCCTTCAGTTATTGAGAAGACGCTACAATAATGTTCAATCTGACATACCACTTCCTTACTGAGGCCCTCTGGGCCACCCCGTCAGGTGGGGGGTCCCAGTAGAGACTTCCTTAATAACTTTGAAAGGGCCTCTCAAAACAATTGGTTGTTGTCATGCAATCTTCTCCACTTCTAGGAGAGCTAAGCTAACCACAAACAATCCTTTCTCCCAGGTAGTGTAccttttttcagcatctttaaAGCCACGGGAGTAAAAACCAACAGGCTTCGTCAGACCCTCAGGGCCCCGCTGCCATATGTGTACTGACAACCCTGAGGAGGCAAATCCCCATTCCACCTGGAAAGGATCTGTAGGATGAATAGGGCCCAGGGCTTGGTGAACTGTTGCTTCAAAAACCAACAATTGCAGTGCTTCTTCTTGAGAAGCAGTCCATTCCCATTTTACCCCTTTTCTCAACAAGTTACAAAGAGGTCTGGCAATTATGGAAAAATCTGGgatgtgttttctccagaacacTTATAATCCTAAAGCATGTTGGAGATCTTTTTTGGATTCAGGCATTTTAATCTGCTCTAAAGAGGTTAGGGTATCAGGTGGGATACATGTCATACCTCCTTTCCaccaaattccccaaattttCACTTCATGTGAagggttttggattttttctgagggaatttgcaaatcaaggctttctaagtaggagattattttctgttgggtaTCTCTCACTTCTTCTCTTTCATCTCCTCCCACTAGGATATCATCAATGTATTGATAAACAGCCACATTGTCAGCTTTGGGTACTTTTTCTAACTCTTGGGCTAAAGCGTGATGAGCCCGGGTAGGAGAATGTTTGTACCCTTGGGGAAGCCCAGTGAAAGTGTGTTGCTGTCCTTcccatgtgaaagcaaaacGGTCCATATCTTCTGGCTGTAAAGGTATcataaaaaacatgtctttgacATCTATAGGTGCCATGACTGAACGAGCCTTTTCTTGAATCAATGTTATCAATTCTGCCAGATTTGGGACTGCTGCTGTGAGAGGGTCTTGTGTTGGCATTTAGCCTGCAAAAATCTATTGTCAGCCTCCACTTCCCATTAGGCTTTGGCACTGGCCACACCGGAGAATTGAAAGGAGAATGGGTATTAAGTATTACTCCTTGTTCTCGCAGCTCCTGTATCACTGGCTTGATACCCTCTTTGGCACCCAGGGGGAGGGGGTATTGTTTCACATTAGTTACTTTGCTGAACGGTAGGGAGGGTgcagcttggagcagtctgATGTTGAAACGTGGGGTGCCAAAAGACCACAGGAGACCCTATGAgtcctcccactgcctcccagCAAGGGCATTCATCCCTAATAAATTGGTTGGAATATCTCCAATCACTATATGAATAGAGAGttggttttcctctccaggcaaAGTGAGCTTGACTAAGGCCACATTCATAGATTCTGTCGCTCccaaggcatttaaaacacaatatcGGTTCTTTGTTGGAACAATTCCACACCTCTGGGCATCTTTCTTTGTCAGCGCAGAAATTTGTGCCCCAGTGTCAATCAGAAAAGTTACAGGTGCCCGTTTAGGGCCTGTAATAGCTGTGATCATTatatctcctgttttatttttagtgagcaTTCTCAGGTATACCCATGCTCCATCTCTTCACCCACTGACAGGAGACAGGGGGTCtagtttccctggttttgatCACTGGTGATAATCACTTTGTTGCTTTTGTACTTGAAGACAGAGGAATGCACTGCCTGAGAAGAAAAGGGCAGACAGCCCCGTTTCTTTAGATGTGAAATCACATAGTACATGAAATCATGAAATGCTCCcgagtttggtttttttaacaaagtgtcctgttttaaaagtcaaatgtctgctaaggaaggtGGGAACCTTCCTGGAATGCCAAGAAGACCACTCTCTCCAAATCATTATAACTTCGAAAATTATGGGGCTTAAACAATGCAGGAGAGGAGTAACAGTTCTTTAGTACAGAATATGCAcagaacaaacacagcacaCGCACAGGAGGCTCCCCCGGCCTCGTGTTTGCCCTTTGCTGCAGTTACGGCCACGCCCGGCAGGGGCCGCTGGCGGctgcggcgggcgcggggcggggccgggggcactcgcggccggcagggggcgctccgCTGCACGCTTGGCCCCTcagcggggcgggggcagcggcggctcGGACACAACGGAGCGAAGGGAGCGATTCCCCGGGCACTCAGGGGACGGCGGACACAGCCCCGGCTCCAGGCGGCACACCGTGCACCGTCTGTGCATTCCCGAGCGGcaaggaggcagggaaagcaggcacATTCGATCACATTGCCGAATTGCAGCGTAGCAAAGTCCCGAAGCCAAATGCACAAAAGCTCCCGCAGCAACCAAGCCCCGATCCGCCAGCAGAAGGGAAGCAGGCAGTTTTACACCGCAGTCACTGAATTCCAGGATTCCCGTAAGTCTCGCGCAGAGCGTACACCTTTTGCACGATGTGCGACTGCCTGGGCAGCCTTTAAAAACACGTGCCCTAAAGCAAAGCCGTCCATCCTCCCCACGGTTTCCCGGCTGCCAAATCCTAAAGATACAGTGACAATCTTTTTGGCGCAAAAGATCATGGGATAGATACCTTATGGTTAGGAATCCCCCCCAAGCTGGTGTCCTTCCAGGGAGttggagagagagggaaggtcctccccgagcctccttttctccaggctgagcccccccatctccctcagccgCTTCTcctcagacttgtgctccagagcctgccccagctcaattcccttctctggacacgctccagcacctcaaagtctttcttgcagtgagggacCCAAAACTGACCCCACGATTCAAGTGGGGCCTCAGCGGTGCCCAAACCAtggggacagtcactgccctggtcctgctggccgcACTGTTGCTGacccaggccaggatgccaatgtccttcttggccacctgggcacacctgggctcatgttcagcagctcttggccagcacccccaggtcttTTTCTGCGGGGCCACTGGAAATTGCACAGAACGGTCAATGCAATGTGGGGAGTTCAGTAACAACTCCAGGCAGCCCAGTCTAATTCAGGGACTCTGTGGCCGCTTTGCTAACAAGTCAAGGCGGCCCAGTTCCCTTTAAGGGCTCTGTGGCCGCCTAAAGTAACCAGCCCGTAGCGCTGCAGGGGGATGCTGCGAGCCAAGTGCAGGTGTAAACTATGTCCTTGGACACCAATTCCCACTCTTGCAGAACGTTTGGGTTTCTGCGGTGATCCCTCCTGCCCGGTGGCCGAAGCGCCTTCTGCGCGCCCGCGTTGCCGGCCGTGCTGGCGGCGCAGCCACGAAGGAACGGCCGCTCCGCgcgggccccgcggccgccgctccccAGGGCACGGCCGAGCGCTCCGCGCGCGCAGCGGGACAGGGGGCGGAGCCTGCGTCGCTCGCGCTGCTCGGCCCGCGGGCGGAGCGCGCGCCACCAATGGGGAGCCGCGGGACgggcggggctgggcggggattggccggggccgcggggcgggggcggggcccggaGGGGCCGGTGCCGCTGAGGGGCCGTGGGGGCGGCAgcgcgggagcggcggcggcggggcgggcgcggggagcgggctgtgctgggggagtgACCCCCGGCGAGGGACTGACCAGCCCCCGGCGGGGGACTGACAGAGCCCCGGTGAAGGAGTGGCCCCGGGCGTGTGGGTGGGTGCGTTCCTTCCTTGCTGTGGGTGGGATCGGGCCTGGAAGGGAGCCAGCCGTGTGGGCAAAGGGGAGCGGCGAGCCGCCTTCCCCTCACATCGCTTCTGAAAAGAAGCCTGCGGGCTACTAGAGGGAGTggccttcaaatgagacagtgGGTATTCGGATGacatattaaaattttttttttgctgttggggTGGTCAGGCgttggcacaggttgcccagggaggtggtggttGCAGAAGGTACGGTCAGGCTCAGTCAATGTCCAGATAATGGATCAGGGTGGCGGCGATGAGGCACGTCAGGCCAGGAAGTCAGTCCGTAGTCCAGATTATAGGATGATGATCTTTACCGTAAGAAGTGTCTGATCAGACCGTAAGAAAGCTGTAGTGCATGTTGCACAGAGAGAATCAGGTGTTGCCAAGTAAGTCATTCTCCATTCCCACTGATTTTTAGCTTGGATAGGattctgtcttgttttctgtgGTGTAAATGACATATATGGAGCAAGGAGTCTGGGCAAAAGCATCCAATTGACAAGGTCCAGTACAGGTAATGTTATAGCAGTAGCAATTTCTCAAAGTAAGAAAGGCAGTTAAGTTTACAGGACTTTATTTCCAGAGGTTTATGAGAATGTGGTGaaacttgttttttccttttgactgTATGTGTAAGTAATAAGCCCTATATTATCTGTGcatcttaaaagaaatttccagTTAGCAGGAAGTTTAAGGGATTACTTTGATATCATTGCAGTGCTCCAAGCAGTGTCCCACTAATGTCACCCTTGAAAACTGGAATGTGAAGGACCAACAGCTTGCTCATCTTCATGCCTGGGTCACTTTGTTGCATGCATGGCAGTGCTGTTAAATTTGTTTCTtccacaattaaaaaaattttttttttaaaaattggagGATTGTTGGGGGTATGTATTGGATTAACTTTTGTCCTGATATTTCCTATTTATTGCTACTCTGTGGTCAATATCACCTCTCAAGTTTGAAGATCACCTCTCAAATCTCTGTAGTATGCTGGGAATTTCAAATATAGAAGTGtcaatatttgcaaaatattgggttaaataaaatctaatgggaaaacacagccaaagcTTCTGATAATTACTTGGAGCAGTAACCAAGTTGTTTGGTTGGATTATTGTAAGAAGAAAAGTTACAAATGCTCCCTTGAAGAGGGCACAAGAGGCTGAGCGACTCACAGACTGCCTTAGATCTGCCTAAGGGAAAGAATCCATGCCAGTGTTGTGGTGTATAACCTTTATGGATTGTCAGCATTCCATTTCCGGATGGAAtggagtggggagaggggaattGCAATACCTCTGGGAAGGGAGGATGCCTTCCCACCTGGGAAATGGTGTCACAAATGGCATTGCTGAGCTCAGGGCTCCATCTCTGCAGCATAAGGGTGGTTGCAAAGGAATGGGATTGCTCAGTTCCAGTTTCACTCTGACCGTGAGAATGTCAACAGGAGAATGTGCTGTTGCCTCGTGGTGGCAGCCAAActatttcctgctcttc
It includes:
- the LOC116455524 gene encoding LOW QUALITY PROTEIN: serine/threonine-protein kinase pim-1-like (The sequence of the model RefSeq protein was modified relative to this genomic sequence to represent the inferred CDS: substituted 1 base at 1 genomic stop codon) gives rise to the protein MPGRAMPPARPRPRAGLRPPRPRASRRGFASARLSPYWRWRGWTGISAWLLGTIASPWLQLARLRLRLRLRLRLRPRPRPGSRPRPRLLPGPAEDIGGAAAPAASAAASPLRAPPLGSAAAGPGPPMSRSKEATCGDARPAAVEGRSGAAPGPGPSADGRVSPAGKAQQGLKERYRLGSLLGRGGFSSVFAATRLSDGAPVAIKRVPRSRIRHWGXLPDGTSAPLEVVLLDKVSTGFPGVVQLLEWLELPNSVVLVMERPERSQDLLHFIRARGFLCEEVARELFRQVLEAVRHCTSCGVLHRDLKPENILVDLATEQTKLIDFGCGTFLQASAYTSFAGTPSYSPPEWTHFSWYHGEAATVWSLGIVLHQMVCGEHPFKRGWNISWGRLPLPQRLSQECQDVIRGCLSLHSLERPSLEDLLCDPWMQDIHVL